A stretch of Vannielia litorea DNA encodes these proteins:
- a CDS encoding NADP-dependent malic enzyme, with protein sequence MSDTPETPVESAALLYHANPKPGKLEIRATKPLANGRDLSLAYSPGVAEACTAIAATPALATRYTARGNLVAVVSNGTAVLGLGNIGALASKPVMEGKAVLFKKFANIDCFDIELNETDPEKLADIVCALEPTFGAINLEDIKAPDCFIVEKLCRERMNIPVFHDDQHGTAIVVGAAATNALHLAGKDWADIKVVSTGGGAAGIACLNMLLKLGVKRENVWLCDIAGLVYEGREQDMTPQKAAYAQGTTPATLSDVIEGADLFLGLSGPGVLKPEHVAKMADKPIIFALANPTPEILPEAAREVAPDAIIATGRSDYPNQVNNVLCFPFIFRGALDCGATEINDAMQLGCIEGIAALARATTSAEAAAAYKGEQLTFGTDYLIPKPFDPRLMGVVASAVAKAACESGVAARPIEDFPAYKARLDRSVFRSALLMRPVFEAAAQAERKIVFAEGEDERVLRAADAMLEQTTDLPILIGRPEVVEARCERAGLKIRPGRDFELVNPENDPRYREYWETYHHIMARRGVTPDLARAVMRTNTTAIAGVMVHRGEADSMICGTFGQFLWHLNYVRQILADRSLHPIAALSLMILEDGPLFIADTQVHQFPKPHEICETVIGAARHVRRFGLTPKIALCSHSQFGNLDSEGGRRMREALEMLDDRQVDFAYEGEMHVDSALDPELRSRLLPECRFDGAANVLVFSSADAASAVRNILKMKANGLEVGPILMGMGNRAHIVTPSITARGLLNMSALAGTPVHHYS encoded by the coding sequence ATGTCCGATACGCCCGAAACTCCGGTCGAAAGCGCCGCGCTGCTTTATCACGCCAACCCCAAGCCGGGGAAACTGGAGATCCGCGCCACCAAGCCCCTGGCCAACGGCCGCGACCTCTCGCTCGCCTATTCGCCGGGCGTGGCCGAGGCCTGCACCGCCATCGCCGCCACCCCGGCGCTGGCCACCCGCTACACCGCCCGCGGCAATCTGGTGGCCGTGGTCTCCAACGGCACCGCCGTGCTCGGGCTGGGCAACATCGGCGCGCTGGCCTCCAAGCCGGTGATGGAGGGCAAGGCCGTGCTCTTCAAGAAGTTCGCCAATATCGACTGCTTCGACATCGAGCTGAACGAGACCGACCCCGAAAAGCTGGCCGACATCGTCTGCGCGCTCGAGCCCACCTTCGGCGCGATCAACCTCGAAGACATCAAGGCCCCCGACTGCTTCATCGTCGAAAAGCTCTGCCGCGAGCGGATGAACATCCCCGTCTTCCACGACGACCAGCACGGCACCGCCATCGTCGTCGGCGCGGCGGCCACCAATGCGCTGCACCTCGCGGGCAAGGACTGGGCCGATATCAAGGTGGTCTCCACCGGCGGCGGCGCGGCGGGCATCGCCTGCCTCAACATGCTGCTCAAGCTCGGCGTCAAGCGCGAGAACGTCTGGCTCTGCGACATCGCCGGGCTGGTCTACGAGGGCCGCGAGCAGGACATGACCCCGCAGAAGGCCGCCTATGCCCAGGGCACCACGCCCGCCACCCTCTCGGACGTGATCGAAGGCGCCGACCTCTTTCTCGGCCTCTCCGGCCCCGGCGTACTGAAGCCGGAGCACGTGGCAAAGATGGCCGACAAGCCAATCATCTTCGCGCTGGCCAACCCCACGCCCGAGATCCTGCCCGAGGCCGCCCGCGAGGTCGCCCCCGATGCGATCATCGCCACGGGGCGCAGCGACTACCCCAACCAGGTCAACAACGTCCTCTGCTTCCCCTTCATCTTCCGGGGCGCGCTGGATTGCGGGGCCACCGAGATCAACGACGCCATGCAGCTCGGCTGCATCGAGGGCATCGCAGCCCTTGCCCGCGCCACCACTTCCGCCGAGGCCGCCGCCGCCTACAAGGGCGAGCAGCTGACCTTCGGCACCGATTACCTGATCCCCAAGCCCTTCGACCCGAGGCTGATGGGCGTGGTCGCCTCCGCCGTGGCCAAGGCCGCCTGCGAGAGCGGCGTGGCCGCCCGCCCGATCGAGGATTTCCCCGCCTACAAGGCCAGGCTTGATCGGTCGGTCTTCCGCTCCGCCCTGCTGATGCGCCCGGTGTTCGAGGCCGCCGCCCAGGCCGAGCGCAAGATCGTCTTCGCCGAGGGCGAGGACGAGCGCGTGCTGCGCGCCGCCGATGCCATGCTCGAGCAGACAACCGATCTGCCCATCCTCATCGGGCGCCCCGAGGTGGTCGAGGCCCGCTGCGAGCGCGCCGGCCTCAAGATCCGGCCGGGCCGCGACTTCGAGCTGGTGAACCCCGAGAACGACCCGCGCTACCGCGAGTATTGGGAGACCTACCACCACATCATGGCCCGCCGGGGCGTGACCCCCGACCTCGCCCGTGCCGTCATGCGCACCAACACCACGGCCATCGCCGGCGTGATGGTCCATCGCGGCGAGGCCGACAGCATGATCTGCGGCACCTTCGGCCAGTTCCTGTGGCACCTCAACTACGTCCGCCAGATCCTCGCCGACCGCAGCCTGCACCCCATCGCCGCGCTCTCGCTGATGATTCTCGAAGACGGCCCGCTCTTCATCGCCGACACCCAGGTGCACCAGTTCCCCAAACCGCACGAGATCTGCGAAACCGTCATCGGCGCCGCCCGTCACGTCCGCCGCTTCGGCCTCACGCCCAAGATCGCGCTCTGCTCGCACAGCCAGTTCGGCAACCTCGACAGCGAGGGCGGCCGCCGGATGCGCGAGGCGCTCGAGATGCTCGACGACCGGCAGGTGGACTTCGCCTACGAGGGCGAGATGCACGTGGATTCGGCGCTCGACCCCGAGCTGCGCAGCCGCCTCCTGCCCGAGTGCCGCTTCGACGGCGCCGCCAACGTGCTCGTCTTCTCCTCCGCCGACGCCGCCTCCGCGGTGCGCAACATCCTGAAGATGAAGGCGAACGGGCTTGAGGTGGGGCCGATTCTCATGGGGATGGGCAACCGCGCCCATATCGTCACCCCCTCGATCACCGCCCGCGGATTGCTCAACATGTCAGCCCTCGCCGGCACCCCGGTGCACCACTACAGCTGA
- the prpE gene encoding propionate-CoA ligase PrpE, whose amino-acid sequence MGYKDVYAAWKADPEAFWMQAAEPIDWDRKPSKALFDKGDHMYEWFADGMVNTCWNAVDRHVEAGRGEQTAIIHDSPITHSKREITYVELRNRVATLAGALRAKGIEKGDRVIIYMPMIPEALEAMLACARIGAIHSVVFGGFAANELAVRIDDARPKAIIAASCGLEPGRVVHYKPLLDGAIDQATHKPDFCVIFQREQEVARLVEGRDVNWHGFQYGVEPAECVPVEGNHPAYILYTSGTTGQPKGVVRHTAGHLVALNWTMKNVYNVNPGEVFWAASDVGWVVGHSYITYAPLIHGNTTIVFEGKPVGTPDAGTFWRVIAEHKVRSFFTAPTAFRAVKREDPKGELVGKYDLSHLRAVYLAGERADPDTITWAQRMLNVPVIDHWWQTETGYAIAANPLGIEELPVKLGSPSVPMPGYDVQILDEGGHPMKPGELGAIAIKLPLPPGTLPTLWNAEPRYRKSYLEHFPGYYETGDAGMIDEDGYLYIMARTDDVINVAGHRLSTGAMEEVLAAHTDVAECAVIGVSDALKGQVPMGFLCLNAGCNRPHDEVVRECVTLVREKIGPVAAFKLACVVDRLPKTRSGKILRGTMVSIADGKAYKTPATIDDPAILDEIKEALATLGYPEKAA is encoded by the coding sequence ATGGGATACAAGGACGTCTACGCCGCCTGGAAGGCGGACCCCGAGGCATTCTGGATGCAGGCCGCCGAGCCGATCGACTGGGACCGCAAGCCCAGCAAGGCCCTCTTCGACAAGGGCGACCACATGTACGAGTGGTTCGCCGACGGCATGGTCAACACCTGCTGGAACGCCGTGGACCGCCATGTCGAGGCCGGGCGCGGCGAGCAGACCGCCATCATCCACGACAGCCCGATCACCCACTCCAAGCGCGAGATCACCTATGTCGAGCTGCGCAACCGCGTGGCCACCCTCGCCGGCGCGCTGCGGGCCAAGGGCATCGAAAAGGGCGATCGCGTCATCATCTACATGCCGATGATCCCCGAGGCGCTGGAGGCGATGCTCGCCTGCGCCCGGATCGGCGCGATCCACTCGGTGGTCTTCGGCGGGTTCGCCGCCAACGAGCTGGCGGTGCGCATCGACGACGCCAGGCCCAAGGCCATCATCGCCGCCTCATGCGGCCTCGAGCCGGGCCGCGTGGTGCACTACAAGCCGCTGCTCGACGGCGCCATCGACCAGGCCACCCACAAGCCCGACTTCTGCGTGATCTTCCAGCGCGAACAGGAGGTCGCCAGGCTGGTCGAAGGCCGCGATGTCAACTGGCACGGCTTCCAGTATGGTGTCGAACCGGCCGAATGCGTGCCCGTCGAGGGCAACCACCCGGCCTACATCCTCTACACCTCCGGCACCACCGGCCAACCCAAGGGGGTGGTCCGCCACACCGCCGGTCACCTGGTGGCGCTGAACTGGACCATGAAGAACGTCTACAACGTGAACCCCGGCGAGGTGTTCTGGGCCGCTTCCGACGTGGGCTGGGTCGTGGGCCACAGCTACATCACCTATGCCCCGCTGATCCACGGCAACACCACCATCGTCTTCGAGGGCAAGCCCGTGGGCACCCCCGATGCCGGCACCTTCTGGCGGGTGATCGCCGAGCACAAGGTGCGCAGCTTCTTCACCGCCCCCACCGCCTTCCGCGCCGTCAAGCGCGAAGACCCGAAGGGCGAGCTGGTCGGCAAGTATGACCTGTCGCACCTCCGCGCGGTCTATCTCGCCGGCGAACGGGCCGACCCCGACACCATCACCTGGGCCCAGCGCATGCTGAACGTCCCGGTGATCGACCACTGGTGGCAAACCGAAACCGGCTATGCCATCGCCGCCAACCCGCTCGGCATCGAGGAGCTCCCGGTCAAGCTCGGCTCGCCCTCCGTGCCGATGCCCGGCTACGACGTGCAGATCCTCGACGAGGGCGGCCACCCGATGAAGCCGGGCGAGCTGGGCGCCATCGCCATCAAGCTCCCGCTGCCGCCGGGCACGCTGCCAACGCTCTGGAACGCCGAGCCCCGCTACCGCAAGAGCTACCTCGAGCACTTCCCCGGCTATTACGAAACCGGCGATGCCGGCATGATCGACGAGGACGGCTACCTCTACATCATGGCGCGCACCGATGATGTCATCAACGTCGCCGGCCACCGCCTCTCCACCGGCGCGATGGAGGAGGTGCTGGCCGCCCACACCGACGTGGCCGAATGTGCGGTGATCGGCGTCAGCGACGCGCTGAAGGGCCAGGTGCCGATGGGCTTCCTCTGCCTCAACGCGGGTTGCAACAGGCCCCATGACGAGGTGGTCAGGGAATGTGTCACCCTGGTGCGCGAAAAGATCGGCCCCGTCGCCGCCTTCAAGCTCGCCTGCGTGGTCGACCGCCTGCCGAAAACCCGCTCGGGCAAGATCCTGCGCGGGACGATGGTCAGCATCGCCGACGGCAAGGCCTACAAGACGCCCGCCACCATCGACGATCCCGCCATCCTCGATGAGATCAAGGAGGCCCTTGCCACCCTGGGCTACCCCGAAAAAGCCGCCTGA
- a CDS encoding ATP-binding protein translates to MAEDWSPASPAPGAGADADSAIELFSHDIRSAVNDVVSGLRLVDFSQLDPATAAQLQRVSTAGESLARLLDSALDQLGNNGSRREPEPVPLLAVLRSLERRWSGHARERSMSLRLDIAANLPTVLHLDPGALDRVLSNLLSNAFKYADWGEVLLTVDMRDGDELRFRVRDQGPGFSDSALARLFQRGGRPGGQAQPGSGLGLHIAKDIATRLGGQLQVSNASAGGAEVSLLLPRPAWAWRPAAEADAASPDAPPPLPDLSGLTALVAEDNPTNQLLFTQMLDHLGASWKLAPDGAEALRLLSGGGFDFALVDIDMPELSGTEVIARTRALAGETRLIPMLAVTAYVLQEHRERIYDAGADGILAKPVGSLAAFGQAIATLMLRTRGTAPAQINPEARGPTAHAEGENPDYCLQRLERLIAISGKDGGREFLTRLHADLCRSRALLARAGADGNSDEVRAQTHVIISLSGAVGALPLQDLANLANAAAHRAEPTESQARTLAEIDTRLGRLIAAISAEQATRFGAGSDGPGAAG, encoded by the coding sequence ATGGCTGAAGACTGGTCACCAGCCTCCCCTGCCCCCGGTGCCGGGGCCGATGCCGACAGTGCCATCGAACTGTTTTCGCATGACATCCGCTCCGCGGTGAACGACGTGGTCAGCGGGCTCCGGCTGGTGGACTTCTCCCAGCTCGACCCGGCCACCGCCGCCCAGCTCCAGCGCGTCTCGACCGCGGGCGAAAGCCTCGCCCGCCTGCTCGACAGCGCGCTCGACCAGCTGGGCAACAACGGCTCCCGCCGCGAGCCCGAGCCGGTGCCGCTGCTGGCGGTGCTGCGCAGCCTCGAGCGGCGCTGGTCCGGCCACGCCCGCGAGCGCAGCATGTCGCTCCGGCTCGACATCGCCGCCAACCTGCCCACCGTGCTGCACCTCGATCCGGGCGCGCTCGACCGGGTGCTGTCCAACCTGCTGTCCAACGCCTTCAAATATGCCGACTGGGGCGAGGTGCTGCTGACCGTCGACATGCGCGATGGCGACGAGCTGCGCTTCCGCGTACGCGACCAGGGGCCGGGCTTTTCCGACTCGGCGCTGGCGCGGCTGTTCCAGCGCGGCGGGCGGCCCGGCGGCCAGGCCCAGCCCGGCAGCGGTCTCGGCCTGCACATCGCCAAGGATATCGCCACACGCCTCGGCGGGCAGTTGCAGGTGTCCAATGCCTCGGCCGGCGGCGCCGAGGTTTCGCTTCTGCTGCCCCGGCCCGCCTGGGCCTGGCGCCCCGCCGCCGAGGCCGACGCGGCCAGCCCCGATGCGCCCCCGCCCCTGCCCGACCTCTCCGGCCTCACGGCTCTGGTGGCCGAGGACAACCCGACCAACCAGCTGCTCTTCACCCAGATGCTCGACCACCTCGGCGCAAGCTGGAAGCTCGCCCCCGATGGCGCCGAGGCCCTGCGCCTGCTCTCCGGCGGCGGCTTCGACTTCGCGCTGGTGGATATCGACATGCCCGAGCTGTCGGGCACAGAGGTCATTGCCCGCACCCGCGCGCTGGCGGGCGAAACCCGGCTGATCCCCATGCTCGCGGTCACCGCCTACGTGCTTCAGGAGCACCGCGAGCGCATTTACGACGCCGGGGCCGATGGCATCCTCGCCAAGCCGGTCGGCTCGCTCGCCGCCTTCGGGCAGGCCATCGCCACGCTCATGCTGCGGACCCGCGGCACCGCGCCCGCCCAGATCAACCCCGAGGCCCGCGGCCCGACCGCCCACGCCGAGGGCGAGAACCCCGATTACTGCCTCCAGCGGCTCGAACGGCTGATCGCGATCTCCGGCAAGGACGGCGGGCGCGAGTTCCTGACCCGGCTCCACGCCGACCTCTGCCGCAGCCGCGCCCTGCTGGCCCGCGCCGGAGCCGATGGCAACAGCGATGAGGTGCGGGCCCAGACCCATGTCATCATCTCGCTCTCCGGCGCCGTCGGCGCCCTGCCGCTCCAGGATCTCGCCAACCTCGCCAACGCCGCCGCCCACCGCGCCGAGCCCACCGAGAGCCAGGCCCGGACCCTCGCCGAGATCGACACCCGGCTCGGCCGGCTGATCGCCGCCATCTCCGCAGAACAGGCCACGCGCTTCGGCGCAGGCAGCGACGGGCCCGGGGCGGCAGGATGA